The Paenibacillus sp. MBLB1832 genome has a window encoding:
- a CDS encoding sensor histidine kinase produces the protein MLEGWKLGRYNSLYIKMFLSFLATCVLFFVGLFVFWNYYFTDLFYKDKIELLETRNTEIIRLLNSVQDGTISTRELKYTVRILARSINGQVWLVDDKGSITNGSSDNEGKAIPKPMDGLFIDGLHGHTGHSMVTVESSDGSRNLFVFYAPYQLDNQPMVIMLHFPAGDIREVITAVRLNILLPLLFSLVAVGIILFVLSRKLAGPLQQMNRAALELAHGNFTTRVPVTSQDEVGQLATSFNFMVDKLEEWEGTRQEFLANVSHELRSPLTALRGFIVAMNDGIIPQEKYPHYLRICDQEVQRLQRLVSDLLDLAQIQNGGDVYRVRPVAIMDLLEDSLELLKPAIAEKQISLHLIAPSPQTREALVLLDPDRFTQIIHNLISNSLKFTASGGTLTFAVEEHERDVHLYMRDTGTGMNEEELARIWDRFYKGDEARTFKSDEMSGTGLGLTIVKHLVTGMQGTIGARSRLGEGTEFHLIFPRIPQNLL, from the coding sequence ATGCTTGAGGGGTGGAAGCTAGGTCGTTATAACAGTTTATATATTAAAATGTTTCTGTCCTTCCTCGCGACGTGCGTGCTTTTTTTCGTCGGACTTTTCGTTTTCTGGAATTATTATTTCACGGATTTGTTCTACAAGGATAAGATTGAACTGCTAGAGACCCGAAACACGGAAATCATTCGCTTGTTAAATTCCGTTCAAGACGGTACGATCTCGACACGTGAGCTGAAGTATACGGTGCGGATTTTGGCCAGAAGCATCAATGGTCAAGTTTGGCTAGTAGATGACAAAGGATCCATTACGAATGGCTCCTCCGATAATGAAGGCAAAGCGATCCCGAAGCCGATGGATGGCTTATTTATCGATGGCTTGCACGGGCATACGGGGCACAGCATGGTTACGGTGGAGTCGTCCGACGGCAGCCGCAACTTATTTGTCTTTTACGCACCTTATCAGCTGGACAATCAGCCGATGGTGATCATGCTGCATTTTCCAGCTGGTGATATTCGCGAGGTCATTACGGCTGTTCGATTGAATATTTTACTGCCGCTGCTATTCTCGCTTGTCGCCGTAGGCATCATCCTATTCGTCTTGTCCCGCAAGTTAGCAGGCCCCTTGCAACAAATGAATCGCGCTGCGCTCGAGCTTGCCCACGGCAATTTCACGACGCGAGTACCTGTCACTTCCCAAGATGAAGTCGGACAGCTGGCAACCAGCTTCAACTTTATGGTGGACAAGCTTGAGGAGTGGGAGGGAACGCGGCAGGAGTTTCTTGCCAACGTTTCCCACGAGCTGCGCTCTCCGCTAACAGCATTGCGCGGATTCATTGTGGCGATGAATGATGGCATCATTCCGCAGGAGAAGTACCCGCATTATTTGCGGATTTGTGATCAAGAAGTGCAGCGCTTGCAGCGGTTAGTTTCAGATTTGCTCGATCTTGCGCAAATTCAAAATGGCGGAGATGTGTATCGCGTGCGGCCTGTTGCCATCATGGATTTGTTGGAGGACTCACTTGAACTCTTGAAGCCTGCGATTGCCGAGAAGCAAATCAGTTTACATTTGATTGCGCCAAGTCCTCAAACGAGAGAGGCTCTAGTGCTATTGGATCCCGACCGTTTTACCCAAATTATTCATAATCTGATTTCGAATTCATTGAAATTCACTGCTAGCGGCGGAACACTGACGTTCGCCGTAGAGGAGCATGAGAGGGACGTACATCTCTATATGCGTGACACGGGAACAGGTATGAACGAGGAAGAATTAGCGCGAATTTGGGACCGTTTCTATAAAGGCGATGAAGCTCGGACGTTCAAGTCAGATGAGATGTCAGGAACGGGACTTGGTCTGACCATTGTCAAACATTTGGTTACGGGGATGCAAGGTACGATCGGGGCACGAAGTCGATTGGGAGAGGGAACCGAGTTTCATTTGATTTTTCCGAGGATTCCTCAAAATCTTCTGTAA
- a CDS encoding response regulator transcription factor, with protein MSSEGKILVVEDERNISEVVKLYLEHANFEAIQLYRGADVLRTIMAERPLLVLLDIMLPDYSGYELCEQIRKMDSPYHHTPIIFLTAKGESLDKLRGFNLGVDDYMVKPFDPNELIARIKAVLRRTVQPPAETTQPQSSSRKWLEIANIVIDLEQYRVTVDGARIELTPKEIELLFFLMSNPSRVFSREDLLGYVWNFDFTGGTRTVDAHVKNLRKKLGQHDSWNIQTLWGIGYSFEVTSNA; from the coding sequence ATGAGTTCAGAAGGCAAAATTCTAGTCGTAGAAGATGAACGAAATATTTCAGAGGTCGTTAAGCTGTACCTGGAGCACGCAAATTTCGAAGCGATTCAACTTTATCGCGGCGCTGATGTGCTGCGGACGATTATGGCGGAAAGACCGCTGCTCGTGCTGCTGGACATCATGCTGCCCGATTACTCGGGTTACGAGCTGTGCGAACAAATTCGCAAAATGGATAGCCCATATCACCATACGCCGATCATTTTCCTGACAGCCAAAGGGGAATCCCTCGATAAATTGAGAGGGTTCAACTTAGGCGTTGATGATTACATGGTCAAACCATTTGACCCGAATGAACTGATTGCTCGAATCAAAGCTGTGCTTCGCCGGACGGTGCAACCTCCTGCCGAAACCACGCAACCGCAGAGCTCGAGCCGCAAATGGCTGGAAATCGCCAATATTGTGATCGATTTGGAGCAATATCGGGTTACGGTTGACGGTGCCCGCATTGAATTAACGCCGAAAGAGATTGAATTGCTGTTCTTCTTGATGAGCAACCCGAGCCGTGTCTTCTCACGCGAGGATCTGCTGGGTTATGTGTGGAACTTTGATTTTACGGGGGGAACACGAACCGTGGATGCCCATGTGAAAAACCTCCGCAAGAAGCTCGGCCAGCACGATTCTTGGAACATTCAAACGTTATGGGGCATCGGATACTCCTTTGAGGTGACCAGCAATGCTTGA
- a CDS encoding DUF309 domain-containing protein, with translation MTQYPEAYISYLCYFHGERDYFECHEVMEEFWKEHPDDPRKPTYVGLIQIAVGLYHSRRGNVAGAVKMLRSALRNLKHEDVHSLGLQDEELRDRISQVIEAIEGENYQFKDMNLPIVDDELIEACLAICAEQGLTWEAPSQMDNEMLTLKHTRRDRTEVIEERARQQAMRKAGGSSK, from the coding sequence ATGACACAGTATCCAGAGGCGTATATCTCATATTTATGTTACTTTCACGGTGAGCGTGATTATTTCGAATGTCATGAAGTGATGGAGGAATTTTGGAAGGAGCACCCCGACGATCCGCGCAAACCGACGTATGTCGGTTTGATCCAGATTGCGGTCGGACTGTATCACAGCCGAAGAGGAAATGTAGCAGGAGCGGTGAAAATGCTGCGCAGCGCCCTTCGCAATCTGAAGCACGAGGATGTGCATTCCTTAGGCTTGCAGGATGAGGAGCTGCGAGACCGCATCTCACAAGTCATAGAAGCCATAGAAGGTGAGAACTATCAGTTTAAGGATATGAATTTACCGATTGTCGATGATGAACTGATCGAAGCTTGCCTGGCTATTTGTGCTGAACAAGGTCTTACCTGGGAAGCCCCCAGTCAGATGGACAACGAGATGCTTACCCTGAAACATACACGTCGTGACCGTACGGAGGTCATTGAGGAAAGAGCGAGACAACAAGCGATGCGAAAGGCAGGAGGGAGTTCTAAATGA